Genomic DNA from Salinibacterium sp. NK8237:
CGCTCGAGTTGCTTACCCACGACTTGAAGCTCTCGTCGTTGATGCACTCCGCGATAACGTCCGTGTTTTCGACTCCCGCAACGTCAAGCAAATCGATGAGGTCGTCATCGGTGAGACCCGATGAACTTTCAGCAGGTTGCACTCCGTCAGAGAGCAAGAGCGAGTGGTAGCTGTAGAAGTCGTTCGGCGAAGTGTCGGCAACGCACGCAACGGCGTTTGCTGCACGCGACGAATAGCGTGACCCAAGCGACAGACGGTCAAGAATTGTGATGGGGTGGATTTCGAGCGTCGATGCTCCGTTGTCGACCAGACTCTCGATGTACGCACCATTGGTTTCTTCGAAAAGGCTGCAATAAGGGCACAGGTAGTCGACGTACATCTGGATGTCGAGAACGCCGGATTCCTCGTCACGATCATTCGCGATGGGGTCAGCGTCTGCTGCTTGAGCGTCGGATGTCGTCGCGATAAAGCCCTGATTGAGCTGGATGCCGTCGCTAGCAAAGTTCTGCGGGCCTGGGCCTGCTGGCTGGTTCGAGTTCACGAGAACGAGCGCAATTACCGCAACGATCGCGACGAGGGCGAGGCCAACGCCACCCTGAAGAAATAGCTTGGTGCGGCGATCTTTCTTCTTCTGTTCTTCACGCTGGATTCGGGACTTTTCCCGTGCCGCTTCGCGACGCTCATTCTTCGTGAGTCGGCTGTCGCCGGAATTGCCGTTGCTCAATCGAACCTCATCTGCCATGTGTTTCGCTGTGGAGGGCACCCAAAAATTACGGCGCACCGGTCGAATTCTAGGAGAAATCTCTGGGAATTGCCCAACTGAACCCTAAGACTGCGCCTATTTTGCGATCGGCCACGCGGTAACCTGACCCCCAAAAGAGTGCAATAATGACCCAACGCGGTTTCGACCGCCGTCCATCACAACGGATCGTCCGGCACGTACCTGCCGGTGAAGGAGAAAACTAGAACAATGGCGTCTGTAACCTTTGACAATGCAACACGTCTCTACCCGGGATCAACGATCCCCGCAGTAGACAAGCTGAATCTTCACGTAGAAGACGGCGAATTCCTCGTACTGGTCGGCCCTTCGGGTTGCGGTAAGTCCACCAGCCTTCGCATGCTCGCCGGCCTTGAAGAGGTCAACGATGGCAGCATCCTCATCGGCGACCGCGACGTCACCGATGTTCCCCCGAAAGACCGCGACATCGCCATGGTCTTCCAGAACTACGCTCTCTACCCGCACATGACGGTTGCCGAAAACATGGGCTTCGCGCTCAAGATCGCCGGCGTCAACAAAGAGGAGCGTGCAGCTCGCGTACTCGAAGCAGCGAAGCTTCTTGACCTTGAGCCTTACTTGAGCCGCAAGCCCAAGGCACTCTCGGGTGGTCAACGTCAGCGTGTTGCCATGGGTCGCGCTATCGTTCGCCAGCCTCAGGTCTTCCTCATGGATGAGCCGCTCTCGAACTTGGACGCCAAGCTTCGCGTGCAGACTCGTACGCAGATCGCTAGCCTGCAGCGTCGCCTCGGAGTCACCACGGTTTACGTGACTCACGACCAGACAGAAGCGCTCACCATGGGTGACCGCATCGCTGTGCTCAAGGATGGCATCCTCCAGCAGGTTGGTACTCCTCGCGACCTGTACGAAGCACCGCAGAACATCTTCGTTGCTGGCTTCATCGGCAGCCCCGCCATGAACCTCTTCAGCGTCGACATTGTCGATGGTGGCTTGCAGTTCGGCGATGCTGTTGTGCACGTTGACAGCGAAACGCTTGGCGAAACTACTGCGAAGACCGTCACCATTGGCATCCGTCCAGAAGACGTCATTGTTTCGACGACCGGCAGCGGTCTTCCTGTTGATGTCGACCTGGTCGAAGAGCTCGGTGCTGACGGTTACCTCTACGGTCACGCAGAAATCAAGGGCGAGCGTGTTGACATCGTTGCTCGCGTTGATGGCCGCTCGCACCCGAACGCTGGCGAGAAGGTCTTCTTGACCCCTGAGCCTCACCACGTGCACGTGTTCGACACCGAGTCGGGCCTGCGCCTCACCAAGAAGCCTGTAGTCGCAAGCTAACTTCCGCTTTACGATCGAGCCCGTCGACGTCGAACCCAGTTCGGATGTTTGGCGGGCTCGTTCTATTTTCAAGGACACGTGAATGACTGGTTCTGTCAACATCACCGCCGCCATCGTTGATCCTGCTTTGCTGGATCTGCCGTGGGAGCTGCCGCTCGAGCTGTGGCCCGATGATTCCATCGCAATCCTGCCCAAGGGCATTTCGCGACACCTTGTGCGCTTTGCCAATCTCAGCGGCTACATCGTGGCGATCAAGGAGACCTCAAGCGAGCTCGCCAAGCGTGAGTACGAAATGCTGCGCACCCTGCAAAAGCTCGACGTGCCGTGTGTTGACCCGCTCGCGATCATCACGAACCGCACGGCCGCCGATGGCGAAGAGCTGAAGTCAGTGCTGGTCACTCGGCACTTGCGCTTCTCGCTCCCCTATCGTGCCGTGTACTCGCAGAGCCTGCGCCCCGAGACTGCTCGTCGCCTCGTCGACGCTCTTGCCGTATTGCTCGTGCGTTTGCACATCGTTGGCTTCTTCTGGGGAGATGTGTCACTCTCCAACACACTGTTCCGTCGCGATGCCGGCGCTTTCGCTGCCTACCTTGTGGATGCCGAAACCGGCCAGCTCTACGACAAGCTCTCCAACGGTCAACGCGAGAACGATCTCGAGATCGGTCGCGTCAATATTGCGGGCGAACTGCTCGACCTGCAAGCTGGTGGACGCCTCGAAGAAGACATCGACCCTGTTGAGATCAGCAACGGCATCGTGGCCCAGTACCGCACGCTGTGGCAAGAGCTCACGGGCTCGGAGCGCTTTGACCATTCCGAACGGTGGCGCATCAACCAGCGCGTTGAGCGCCTCAACGCGCTCGGTTTCGACATCGAAGAACTCGCCATCAAAACTGAAGATTCGGGCACCCGCGTGCGCATCCAGCCCAAAGTGGTGGATGCCGGTCACCACTCACGACGCCTGCTGCGTTTGACCGGCCTCGACGCCCAAGAGAATCAAGCTCGCCGCCTGCTCAACGACATGGACTCGTACCGCGCAGCGTTCGACAAACAAGACATGGATGAAGAAATGCTCGCCCACGAGTGGGCTGCTCGCGTCTTCGAACCCGTCATCCGAGCGATTCCCAAAGAGATGCGCGGCAAGCTCGAGCCGGCGGAAGCGTTCCACCAGCTGCTCGATCACCGTCGCCAGCTCGCTCAAGATTCTGGCCACGACATCCCCCTCGCTGAGGCCGTGAGCAGCTATGTCGAGAACGTTCTGCAGTTCCGCCGCGACGAGGCGACGATGATCAACCCGCCAACGGGGGCTTTCACGATGCCCGTCACTATTCAGGGCGAACTCGCCGCTGCCGATCACGATGGAGAAGACGAAGAGGACTGGCGCCTCAAGGTCTAGCTACCCTGTGCGCTTCGCTACGACAGCAGTTGCTCGAGTCCCCGCCCGGTTACATGCTCGAAGACCAGGTTGGTTTCGGAGTGCGCAACGGCCGGATGACTTGCCAAGTAGGTGAGTACAAAGTCTCTGAGTTCTGCCGCACTGTGCGCCGCGACATGCAGCAGGTAGTCATCTCCGCCGCCGGTGTGGAAGAAAGCCAATACGCCTGGCCAGTTGGGTGCGGCACTGCGGAAGGCATCCACGTCTTCGCGCACGTGTTTGACGAGCTTGATCGAGATCAGAGCTTGCACGCTAATGCCCAGTTGAGCGACATCGATGTCGGCATGGAAGCCACGCAAATAGCCGTCATCGTGGAGTCGGCGAAGTCGCTGGGAAACAGTGGATTCGGAGACACCGGCCGCGCCGGCAAGTGCAGATCCTGACATGCGGGCGTTGGCGGCCAAACTGGCTAAAATCTTTTGATCTACTGCGTCAATCGGCAGACTGTACTTTTCGCTCACGGGGGCCTCCTGTGTCGCAGCTTATGCGGAAAACGTCACATTTTGTGAAGATTCTGCAGGAGAGTTGATTAGCGTCGAAGTTTCTGCTGTTATCTAGTAATGCTGCCTCACGACATCCATCTCGAAACTCTTGCTGTTCACGCGGGAATGGAGGGCGTGCAGGAATCTGGTCAACACGTCCCTTCCATTGACCTGTCTACCACCAATCCGCTGCCCAGCGTCGAAGTGGGAGGCGACTCCTACGAGAACCTCGCCACCGGAAACCCCATCATTGACGGCCACTCCGCGGTCTACCAACGACTCTGGCAGCCGGGTGTCGCTCGCTTCGAAGACAGCCTCGCCGCCCTCGAAGGTGCAGAAGCAGCGGTAGCCTACGCCAGCGGCATGGCAGCGCTCTCCGCCGTGCTGATTGCCATCGCCTCTGCGGGCCGTCCGCACGTCGTCGGCGTTCGTCCGCTCTACGGCGGAACAGACCACGTGCTCGATAACGGGCTCCTCGGCACAACAGTGACGTGGGCGGATGCGGACTCGATCGTCAACGCTATTCAGCCAAACACCGGCCTCATCATCATTGAGTCCCCCGCGAACCCCACCCTCGAACTTGTCGACATCAAAAAGGTCGTTGAAGCCGCTGGCACGGTTCCCGTTCTCGTGGACAACACCTTCGCGACTCCCGTTCTGCAGCGCCCCATTGAACTCGGCGCCGCAATGGTGCTTCACAGTGCCACCAAGTACTTGGGCGGCCACGGGGATGTCATGGGCGGTGTTATCGCAACGAGCGAAGAACATGCCAAGGCGCTGCGCAACGTCCGCGCTCTCACCGGTGGCGTTCTGCACCCGTTTGCGGCCTACCTGCTTCACCGTGGACTTCGCACCCTTCCGCTGCGCGTACGCGCCCAGCAGGAGACCGCTGGAGAGCTTGCCCGCCGACTCGACGGCCACCCCGCACTCGCTCGCGTGCTCTACCCCGGCCTTCCCGGCCAGGACCCGGCTGGACTCATCGGAACCCAGTCAGCCGGCGCCGGCTCGCTCATCGCACTCGACCTCGCTGGCGGCTATGACGCTGCAGCAAAGTTCACCGAGTCGGTGAAGCTCATCACTCACGCTGTGTCGCTCGGCGGTATCGACACTCTCGTGCAGCATCCAGCATCGCTCACCCACCGCCCGGTGGCGTCAGAAGCGAAGCCGGGCGCCGGCATTGTGCGCGTGTCGATCGGACTCGAGCATGTCGATGACCTCATGAATGACATCACGGCTGCGCTCGATGCAGTGAGCGCTAGCTAGCTGCTCGAGCAGCGCACGAAAAGAGCCGCTGGCCCCGAGGGGACAGCGGCTCTTTCGTGTGCGGTGCAGGAACGATCCTGCGGCGCACTACTTCTTTTTGCGGGCTGCGGAACGCAGCTTCGAGATTTCGTAGAGCGTGACGCTCGCGGCGATACCAGCGTTGAGCGACTCGGTCGAGGCACTGATCGGGATCGAGACGATGGCGTCACAGTTTTCGGTGACGAGTCGAGAGAGACCCTTGCCTTCGCTGCCGACAACGATCAGCACGGGCTCTTTCGCCAACGGCAAGGAGGGAAGCGACACGTCGCCATCCCCATCAAGACCGAGCACGAAGACGCCGCGCTTCTTGTATTCCTTGATCATCTGCGTGAGGTTGTTAGCCATGGCAACGGGCGTGCGGGCGGCAGCACCGGCCGAGGTCTTCCACGCGGATGCCGTCATCCCGACTGAACGACGCTGCGGCACGATTACTCCCTGGCCACCAAACGCGGCAACGGAGCGCACGATGGCGCCGAGGTTGCGCGGGTCAGTGATGCCGTCAAGAGCCACGAGCAGCGGAACCTGGCCACGCGCCTCTACCTTGTCGAGCAACTCCATGGGGTGCGCGTACTCGTACGGCGGCACCTTGAGCGCGAAGCCCTGGTGCACGGAGTCGAAACCGGCAAGGCGGTCGAGTTCTGGGCGCATCACTTCGAGCACGGCAATGCCACGCGCGGTTGCGAGCTTGAGGATCTCCTTGACGCGGTCATCGTATTCAATGCGCGCGGCCATGTAGAGAGTGTGGGCGGGGATCTTGGCGCGAAGCGCCTCGAGCACCGAGTTGCGGCCCGTGACCATCTCGGACTCATCGGCAGACTTAGCTACTCGTGACCGGCTGGGCTGGCTCGGACGCTGGCCACCCTCTGAAGGCTTGCCACCGTTGCGGCGAGTTCCACCGGCTGCTTCATAGCGTTCGGCCGCAGCCTTGCGCTTGCCTGCGGGGTGATACGGGCGGTCTTCTGCCTTCGGGGTGGGCTTGCGACCTTCGAGAGCCTGACGTCCCTGGCCTCCCGAGCCGACCTGGGGGCCCTTGCGGCCCTTGCGTACCGCTCCTGCGCGGGGTGTGTTACCTGGGTTTTTCACGAGTGTTGCTCCTGTCGGAAGCGCCGATCAGTCACGGCAAGCTCCAATGCGATCCGGTCGAGTCATCTTCTAGTGCGATGCCCGCCGCTGATAGTTCATCACGGATTCGGTCTGCAGCAGCAAAATCCTTTGCTGCGCGGGCCGTATTGCGATCCTCAATGAGCTGTTCAACCAGTACTGACAAAGCAGCAACGGCTGGCTCTGAACGCTCAGAACCCCATCGTGGATCAAGTGGGTTGATACCCAAAACCTGTGCCATAGCGATTACGTGAGACCGCGCGGTGGCAACCGCCGCAAGATCCCCGTCGTCGAGGGCAGCGTTGCCCGAACGAATCGTCTCGTGCACGACCGCGAGCGCCTGGGGCACTGCAAGGTCGTCATCCATGGCCTCGCCGAATGCCTCGGGCACCTCTATGGTGTTCGCGACGTCGAAGCGAGTATCTCGCAGTCGACGCGAGGCACGCTCAATGAACACCTCAAGGCGTTCAAAGGCTGCTTCCGCTTCAGCA
This window encodes:
- a CDS encoding PLP-dependent aspartate aminotransferase family protein — its product is MLPHDIHLETLAVHAGMEGVQESGQHVPSIDLSTTNPLPSVEVGGDSYENLATGNPIIDGHSAVYQRLWQPGVARFEDSLAALEGAEAAVAYASGMAALSAVLIAIASAGRPHVVGVRPLYGGTDHVLDNGLLGTTVTWADADSIVNAIQPNTGLIIIESPANPTLELVDIKKVVEAAGTVPVLVDNTFATPVLQRPIELGAAMVLHSATKYLGGHGDVMGGVIATSEEHAKALRNVRALTGGVLHPFAAYLLHRGLRTLPLRVRAQQETAGELARRLDGHPALARVLYPGLPGQDPAGLIGTQSAGAGSLIALDLAGGYDAAAKFTESVKLITHAVSLGGIDTLVQHPASLTHRPVASEAKPGAGIVRVSIGLEHVDDLMNDITAALDAVSAS
- the rlmB gene encoding 23S rRNA (guanosine(2251)-2'-O)-methyltransferase RlmB, with the translated sequence MKNPGNTPRAGAVRKGRKGPQVGSGGQGRQALEGRKPTPKAEDRPYHPAGKRKAAAERYEAAGGTRRNGGKPSEGGQRPSQPSRSRVAKSADESEMVTGRNSVLEALRAKIPAHTLYMAARIEYDDRVKEILKLATARGIAVLEVMRPELDRLAGFDSVHQGFALKVPPYEYAHPMELLDKVEARGQVPLLVALDGITDPRNLGAIVRSVAAFGGQGVIVPQRRSVGMTASAWKTSAGAAARTPVAMANNLTQMIKEYKKRGVFVLGLDGDGDVSLPSLPLAKEPVLIVVGSEGKGLSRLVTENCDAIVSIPISASTESLNAGIAASVTLYEISKLRSAARKKK
- a CDS encoding thioredoxin domain-containing protein produces the protein MRRNFWVPSTAKHMADEVRLSNGNSGDSRLTKNERREAAREKSRIQREEQKKKDRRTKLFLQGGVGLALVAIVAVIALVLVNSNQPAGPGPQNFASDGIQLNQGFIATTSDAQAADADPIANDRDEESGVLDIQMYVDYLCPYCSLFEETNGAYIESLVDNGASTLEIHPITILDRLSLGSRYSSRAANAVACVADTSPNDFYSYHSLLLSDGVQPAESSSGLTDDDLIDLLDVAGVENTDVIAECINDESFKSWVSNSSARALSDPIPNTDDVTVTGTPTVLVNGVKYEGAVDDLAAFQAFVVQLTGETFNESSTSTPTPTATPES
- a CDS encoding ABC transporter ATP-binding protein; protein product: MASVTFDNATRLYPGSTIPAVDKLNLHVEDGEFLVLVGPSGCGKSTSLRMLAGLEEVNDGSILIGDRDVTDVPPKDRDIAMVFQNYALYPHMTVAENMGFALKIAGVNKEERAARVLEAAKLLDLEPYLSRKPKALSGGQRQRVAMGRAIVRQPQVFLMDEPLSNLDAKLRVQTRTQIASLQRRLGVTTVYVTHDQTEALTMGDRIAVLKDGILQQVGTPRDLYEAPQNIFVAGFIGSPAMNLFSVDIVDGGLQFGDAVVHVDSETLGETTAKTVTIGIRPEDVIVSTTGSGLPVDVDLVEELGADGYLYGHAEIKGERVDIVARVDGRSHPNAGEKVFLTPEPHHVHVFDTESGLRLTKKPVVAS
- a CDS encoding DUF4032 domain-containing protein, which gives rise to MTGSVNITAAIVDPALLDLPWELPLELWPDDSIAILPKGISRHLVRFANLSGYIVAIKETSSELAKREYEMLRTLQKLDVPCVDPLAIITNRTAADGEELKSVLVTRHLRFSLPYRAVYSQSLRPETARRLVDALAVLLVRLHIVGFFWGDVSLSNTLFRRDAGAFAAYLVDAETGQLYDKLSNGQRENDLEIGRVNIAGELLDLQAGGRLEEDIDPVEISNGIVAQYRTLWQELTGSERFDHSERWRINQRVERLNALGFDIEELAIKTEDSGTRVRIQPKVVDAGHHSRRLLRLTGLDAQENQARRLLNDMDSYRAAFDKQDMDEEMLAHEWAARVFEPVIRAIPKEMRGKLEPAEAFHQLLDHRRQLAQDSGHDIPLAEAVSSYVENVLQFRRDEATMINPPTGAFTMPVTIQGELAAADHDGEDEEDWRLKV
- a CDS encoding Lrp/AsnC family transcriptional regulator, with translation MSEKYSLPIDAVDQKILASLAANARMSGSALAGAAGVSESTVSQRLRRLHDDGYLRGFHADIDVAQLGISVQALISIKLVKHVREDVDAFRSAAPNWPGVLAFFHTGGGDDYLLHVAAHSAAELRDFVLTYLASHPAVAHSETNLVFEHVTGRGLEQLLS